One window of Paralichthys olivaceus isolate ysfri-2021 chromosome 20, ASM2471397v2, whole genome shotgun sequence genomic DNA carries:
- the LOC109631570 gene encoding lactose-binding lectin l-2 produces MILLLLLFALTLGAVSPSDGPEVKLQRGNCPMFWFSYNNRCYKYVATQMTWAQAELNCVSQGANLVSIHSLGEQNFIKTLVSNFDPSEGITWIGLSDLHEQGRWMWSDGCAAKFYLWSAGEPTNYGNEGCADNNYHADQKWNDRSCYDHIPFVCASRIMCPQ; encoded by the coding sequence ATgatcctgctcctccttctgtTCGCCCTGACCCTGGGTGCTGTTTCTCCTTCAGATGGACCTGAGGTCAAGCTGCAGCGTGGAAACTGTCCCATGTTCTGGTTCAGCTACAACAACCGCTGCTACAAGTACGTGGCCACACAAATGACCTGGGCTCAAGCAGAGCTCAACTGTGTGTCACAGGGAGCCAACCTGGTGTCCATCCACAGTCTGGGGGAACAGaatttcatcaaaaccctgGTCAGCAACTTTGACCCTTCTGAGGGAATCACCTGGATCGGACTCAGCGACCTCCACGAACAAGGCAGATGGATGTGGTCTGATGGTTGCGCGGCTAAATTTTACCTTTGGTCTGCAGGAGAGCCAACCAACTACGGAAATGAAGGCTGTGCTGACAACAACTATCACGCAGACCAGAAATGGAATGATCGATCTTGTTATGACCATATTCCCTTTGTTTGTGCATCACGCATAATGTGTCCTCAGTGA
- the LOC138405955 gene encoding lactose-binding lectin l-2-like — protein sequence MILLLLLFALTLGAVSPSDGPEVKLQRGNCPMFWFSYNNRCYKYVATHMTWADAELNCVSQGANLVSIHSLGEQNFVKDLVKNFDPSEGITWIGLSDIHKEGKWMWSDGCAAKFYFWSAGQPDNYKGNEHCVDNNYNTDKKWNDLPCNLHYPSVCASRIMCPQ from the coding sequence ATgatcctgctcctccttctgtTCGCCCTGACCCTGGGTGCTGTGTCTCCTTCAGATGGACCTGAGGTCAAGCTGCAGCGTGGAAACTGTCCCATGTTCTGGTTCAGTTACAACAACCGCTGCTACAAGTACGTGGCCACACACATGACCTGGGCTGATGCAGAGCTTAACTGTGTGTCACAGGGAGCCAACCTGGTGTCCATCCACAGTCTGGGGGAACAGAATTTCGTCAAAGACCTGGTCAAGAACTTCGACCCTTCTGAGGGAATCACCTGGATCGGACTCAGCGACATCCACAAAGAAGGCAAATGGATGTGGTCTGATGGTTGTGCGGCTAAATTTTACTTTTGGTCTGCAGGACAGCCAGACAACTATAAAGGAAATGAACACTGTGTTGACAACAACTATAACACAGACAAGAAATGGAATGATCTACCTTGTAATTTGCATTATCCCTCTGTTTGTGCATCACGCATAATGTGTCCTCAGTGA